A single genomic interval of Cygnus olor isolate bCygOlo1 chromosome 17, bCygOlo1.pri.v2, whole genome shotgun sequence harbors:
- the LOC121079508 gene encoding thyroid adenoma-associated protein homolog isoform X2, translating into MGAEREARACAAFYGALGHGGPGRAALCCLRSLRLFAGSTAKRCRDKHLEEALLLARALSEELRVLGEAEARPLLRCVLAFQLEASGSSSAFHKLEQIVTQLAVGQEALLSREVGALLAGLAPHGEVLSPEDLQAVCMFIEESSLGRDHWRQNLAPLLQRLATTLCWVLQSQPAPSSTWGYLAVKACLQLFQALPKDVAPLAWNAATKSETLQSILGLLLEVVAGKAPNKDTQLLAGTALSMLVNTALQPQSGASAALALFQLTDQGAGELRFGELVVENPSILDPARLERLVLSRGLLTCCKGDILSCQLESLTQQACLLVDVLFPAVHALNKEQKDCHYYCFQVLALWLRRLQENLPELWRLRGGRILAEDTELLQQLTQLLWDNAETPVEGVSEFIQSSFRLLLEIYDLECQHFKNQERPLYQGMLQRAVSMPWQIKARYVPLCAIVPYMGSQQVLDTYPDLPQHLLSCLATNHLCPVATELYRVLVRQQRSEGPVGTEEALAERWAQRWLPLLCQALRSPLPILQSNAANHLLVWTLRQLPATHALLAAQFDGQDAAALRAWVSLLRAQKSIARTLPLQGKALARLRTCLRAREEGVRLAALGLLCCSPSSGQALSGTEEQLLREFLPLNLTGDTSAFRQLLQAAVRKALVRLRDSALARLRGKAPVEWGEEAGQPDQAVGFVEWLLQLSISSLTPGANYQRKKTALLLLAAILETCTDTWSPERKKGQPPRTMAALLSHARQSGCWDFFSRPKLLALLSCLQDSTNEIRDLASELLVRYFPAAFPSSLAPALLQLAQDTLSSPRVQEAEAGAVLMKTILQKSDGSTMKILALETEAAQTPPNHGLCFAQHLLRMLQAQHSTAQQDLLRAAAVAPMHGVIAALRRCLLQVPEVAASMRAAESAQSWQEFLTSLVTTVRDITSFLLGALQSPGADEQAAAPSFADMGNAIGSLITLGKGQQEEEDSVLLSEEHSLILTCCWVSVKEIGLLLGGLAELLLLPVLPAGAGPLLTLASLQTAARVFQEILLRCRHWGAVEGCSMGFTKFCAALLNHPDTELQAIPQTMLDQGLEALSGPRSSSITRRAAGFPMLFLCIVSGENPAQARPLLTRCIQTLLALASMALPQDWDQTLDLPQVCALHVLQTLVRGAGLGSALLRHATPMVALALQGLGSPCWAMRNAAIQLFSALTSRLLGQKRSRTEGCPAEGLSLPAFLGQHPQLGAVLLAELGAATTGGPCLRPALHAVLTLLAQLQPGPDGPDSPSARFLEPLLGLAASPIYAVRAMAAKALVPVVPPPRRPALLLRLARQLPAPGGVRSHNALHGHLLQMQALLAPAPGSDGLPAEVLRPVALQLEARGWLLTPAQRCPLVRAAFLQVLALLPTSLSPGFAQSIREAISTELGSLTLGKEPQCAELQVGSAVLHQTMARFACSEAARLANSERIGAVCSLLRQPNPDVQLAILSWVIEGEGEECKELEKALQLTLLENLQSVLRDRRNKEFLKLYLEALMHLCRNLSSWSPEASPKLQGSSSACVEMLLLMMETEHPGPDLLFQALCAASLLLTLGFGDEDSPLVWRWCTALEACSQSVSAEVLRLAAARSLQTAGMEVLQRSLGAAHPWLVPVALRVINVGIHLLQDEEQEVRHEASAFASLVQHSAGEPGGDGCVFVQGNVGLLGLLQLLPREFGHHPETFSSLLQHLPVLDLRGIVEELEANKAPSLYKEDEPNVFAEPAVLAQQLLPFLLQLLEKVPDASLLRASTLHWLEAAGPGVLRGLQYCKHLWSQEAVARWWMKALGCAKLRAALVALLVRARLVAHALRVLGESHGAMLGLGCGAQELEQELVLVQGLLAQHGLAPAPSQGDVPRELGSPPGNN; encoded by the exons ATGGGGGCCGAGCGGGAGGCGCGGGCCTGCGCCGCCTTCTACGGGGCGCTGGGGCacggcgggccgggccgggccgcgctcTGCTGCCTGCGCAGCCTCCGGCTCTTCGCCGG GAGCACCGCCAAGAGATGCCGGGACAAGCACCTGGAGGAGGCCCTGCTGCTGGCGCGGGCGCTGAGCGAGGAGCTGCGGGTGCTGGGCGAGGCGGAGGCACGGCCGCTGCTGCGCTGCGTGCTGGCTTTCCAGCTGGAGGCGAGCGGCAGCTCCAGCGCCTTCCACAAACTGGAGCAG ATCGTGACCCAGCTGGCGGTGGGCCAGGAGGCCCTGCTGTCCCGGGAGGTGGGCGCGCTGCTGGCCGGCCTGGCGCCACACGGAGAG GTGCTGTCTCCTGAGGACCTCCAGGCAG TGTGCATGTTCATCGAGGAGAGCAGTCTGGGCCGGGACCACTGGCGGCAGAACCTGGCCCCGCTGCTGCAGCGCCTGGCCACCAccttgtgctgggtgctgcagagccagccaGCACCGAGCAGCACCTGGGGCTACCTGGCTGTCAAG GCCTGCCTCCAGCTCTTCCAGGCGCTGCCGAAGGATGTAGCCCCTCTGGCGTGGAATGCAGCGACAAAGAGTGAAACCCTGCAGAGcatcctggggctgctgctggaggtggtggcagGGAAG GCACCGAACAAGGACACGCAGCTGCTGGCGGGCACTGCGCTGAGCATGCTGGTgaacacagccctgcagccccagagcGGGGCTAGCGCTGCACTGGCCCTCTTCCAGCTAACTGACCAAG GTGCGGGGGAGCTGAGGTTTGGGGAGTTGGTGGTAGAAAACCCCAGCATCTTGGATCCAGCCAGGCTGGagaggctggtgctgagcagaggcCTGCTGACTTGCTGCAAGGGGGACATCCTCAGCTGCCAGCTGGAAAGCCTCACACAACAG GCGTGCCTGCTGGTGGACGTGCTCTTCCCCGCTGTGCATGCCCTGAACAAGGAGCAGAAGGACTGCCACTACTACTGCTTCCAAG tccTGGCGCTGTGGCTGCGGCGCCTGCAGGAGAACCTGCCTGAGCTCTGGCGCCTGCGGGGGGGCCGCATCCTGGCAGAGGACAccgagctgctccagcagctcaccCAGCTCCTGTGGGACAACGCCGAGACCCCG GTGGAAGGGGTGTCTGAGTTCATTCAGAGCTCCTTTCGACTGCTCCTGGAGATCTATGACCTTGAGTGCCAACACTTCAAGAACCAGGAGAGACCCCTCTACCAAGGGATGCTGCAGAGGGCGGTCTCAATGCCGTGGCAGATCAAGGCCAGATACGTGCCCCTGTGTGCCATCGTCCCCTACATGGGCAGCCAGCAG GTGCTGGACACATACCCGGACCTACCACAGCACCTCCTGAGCTGCTTGGCCACCAACCACCTGTGCCCTGTGGCCACCGAGCTCTACAGGGTGCTGGTGCGGCAGCAGCGCTCCGAGGGACCAGTGGGCACAGAGGAGGCCCTGGCTGAGCGGTGGGCACAGCGCTGGCTGCCCCTGCTGTGCCAGGCACTGCGCTCGCCCCTGCCCATCCTGCAGAGCAACGCTGCCAACCACCTCCTTGTCTGGACACTgcggcagctcccagccacccatgcactgctggctgccCAATTTGATGGCCAGGATGCGGCCGCGCTCCGGGCCTGGGTGTCGCTGCTGCGGGCGCAGAAAAGCATCGCGAGGACCCTGCCCCTGCAGGGCAAGGCGCTGGCACGGCTCCGCACCTGCCTGAGGGCCCGTGAGGAGGGCGTGCGGCTGGCAGCGCTGGgcctcctgtgctgcagccccagcagcgggCAGGCCCTGTCGGGCACCGAGGAGCAGCTGCTGCGGGAGTTCCTGCCCCTCAACCTCACCGGGGACACCTCTGCCTTccggcagctgctgcaggcggCCGTGAGGAAGGCGCTGGTGCGGCTGCGGGACAGCGCGCTGGCCCGGCTGCGAGGGAAGGCGCCTGTGGAGTGGGGCGAGGAAGCGGGGCAGCCGGACCAGGCTGTAG GCTTTGTGgagtggctgctgcagctcagcatctCCTCACTGACCCCTGGGGCCAACTACCAGAGGAAGAAGACggctctgctcctcctggctgccatTCTGGAGACCTGCACAGACACCTGGAGCCCCGAGAGGAAGAAGGGCCAGCCCCCGC GGACCATGGCTGCGCTGCTGAGCCACGCCAGGCAGAGCGGCTGCTGGGACTTCTTCTCTCGGCCCAAATTGCTGGCGCTGCTGAGCTGTTTGCAGGACAGCACCAACGAA ATCAGAGACCTGGCCTCGGAGCTGCTCGTCCGCTACTTCCCTGCGGCGTTCCCCTCCTCTCTCGCCCCGGCACTGCTCCAGCTGGCCCAGGACACCCTCAGCAGCCCCCGTGTGCAGGAGGCTGAGGCCGGAGCCGTGCTGATGAAGACGATCCTACAGAA GTCAGATGGCAGCACCATGAAGATCCTGGCCCTGGAGACTGAAGCAGCCCAGACACCACCAAACCACGGCCTGTGCTttgcccagcacctcctgcgGATGCTGCAGGCCCAGCACTCCACGGCTCAGCAGGACCTGCTGCGGGCAGCAGCCGTGGCACCAATGCACG GTGTGATCGCAGCCCTGCGGAGGTGCCTGCTGCAGGTGCCGGAGGTGGCTGCCTCCATGCGGGCGGCAGAGTCGGCGCAGAGCTGGCAGGAGTTCCTCACCAGCCTTGTGACCACCGTGAGGGACATCACCTCCTTCCTCCTGggtgctctgcagagccctggtgCTGACGAGCAAG CAGCCGCCCCATCGTTTGCGGACATGGGGAATGCGATCGGCTCCCTCATCAcgctggggaaggggcagcaggaggaggaggactcAGTCCTGCTGTCAGAGGAGCACAGCCTGATCCTGACCTGCTGCTGGGTGTCGGTGAAG GAAattgggctgctgctgggaggcctggctgagctgctgctgttgccggtgctgcctgcaggagcgGGGCCCCTCCTAACACTTGCCAGCTTACAGACGGCCGCGAGGGTCTTCCAGGAGATCCTGCTGAGGTGCCGGCACTGG GGAGCAGTGGAGGGCTGCAGCATGGGCTTCACCAagttttgtgctgctctgctgaacCACCCCGACACGGAGCTGCAGGCGATCCCACAGACCATGCTGGACCAG gGGTTAGAAGCACTGAGCGGACCCCGGAGCAGCTCGATAACGCGCCGTGCTGCCGGCTTCCCCATGCTCTTCCTGTGCATCGTCAGTGGGGAAAACCCAGCCCAGGCCCGGCCGCTCCTGACCCGCTGCATCCAGACCCTGCTGGCCTTGGCCTCCATGGCCCTGCCACAGGACTGGGACCAGACCCTCGACCTCCCGCAG GTGTGTGCCCTGCACGTGCTGCAGACGCTGGTCcgtggagcagggctgggtaGTGCGCTGCTGCGGCATGCCACGCCGATGGTGGCCCTGGCACTGCAGGGCCTGGGTTCACCTTGCTGGGCCATGAGGAACGCAGCCATCCAGCTCTTCA GTGCTCTCACCAGCCGGCTGCTGGGCCAGAAGCGGAGCCGCACCGAGGGCTGCCCCGCGGAGGGGCTGAGCCTCCCCGCCTTCCTCGGGCAGCACCCGCAGCTGGGCGCCGTGCTGCTGGCCGAGCTGGGGGCGGCCACAACGGGGGGGCCCTGCCTGCGCCCCGCACTCCACGCCGTCCTCACACTcctggcccagctgcagcctggccccGATGGCCCTGACAG CCCCTCTGCTCGCTTCCTGGAgccgctgctggggctggcggcGAGCCCCATCTACGCCGTGCGAGCCATGGCTGCCAAGGCACTGGTGCCCGTTGTCCCACCGCCCCGGCGCCCGGCGCTCCTCCTGCGGCTGGCCCGGCAGCTCCCCGCGCCCGGAGGGGTCCGCTCACACAACGCCCTGCACGGGCACCTGCTGCAGATGCAGGCGCTGCTGGCCCCCGCCCCAGGATCCGATGG GCTGCCAGCCGAGGTGCTGCGCCctgtggctctgcagctggaggccCGGGGCTGGCTGCTCACCCCCGCCCAGCGCTGCCCGCTCGTCCGCGCTGCCTTCCTGCAGGTCCTCGCCCTCCTGcccacctccctcagccctGGCTTTGCACAGAGCATCCGAGAAGCCATCAGCACTGAGCTGGGCAGCCTCACGCTGGGGAAGGAGCCGCAGTGTGCTGAGCTGCAG GTGGGCTCAGCTGTCCTCCACCAAACCATGGCCCGCTTTGCATGCAGCGAGGCCGCCCGGCTGGCCAACAGTGAGAGGATCGGCGCTGTTTGCTCACTTCTCCGGCAGCCAAATCCCGATGTCCAGCTTGCCATCCTCAGCTGGGTGAttgaaggggagggagaagagtgcaaggagctggagaaggCTCTCCAGCTGACGCTGCTG GAGAACTTACAGTCTGTGCTGCGAGACAGAAGGAACAAAGAGTTCCTGAAATTGTACCTTGAGGCTTTGATGCATCTTTGCAGAAACCTCTCGTCTTGGTCCCCGGAAGCTTCCCCTAAGCTCCAGGGCTCCTCCTCAGCATGCGTGGAAATGCTGCTCCTCATGATGGAGACGGAGCATCCTGGACCAGACCTCCTCTTCCAGGCTCTGTGTGCCGCCAGCCTGCTGCTCACCCTCGG GTTTGGGGACGAGGACAGCCCTCTGGTGTGGCGGTGGTGCACGGCGCTGGAGGCGTGCAGCCAGTCGGTGTCAGCCGAGGTGCTGCGGCTGGCGGCCGCGCGCTCCCTGCAGACGGCAGGCATGGAAGTGCTGCAGCggtccctgggggctgcccacccCTGGCTCGTCCCTGTGGCGCTGCG ggtGATAAACGTGGGCATTCACCTCCTGCAAGATGAGGAGCAAGAAGTCCGGCATGAGGCCTCAGCTTTTGCCAGCCTCGTGCAGCACAGTGCAGGGGAGCCGGGTGGAGATGGCTGCGTCTTCGTGCAGGGCAACGTGGGGCTGTTgggcctcctgcagctcctcccgCGGGAGTTTGGGCATCACCCAGAGACcttcagctctctgctgcagcacctgcccGTCCTCGACCTCAGGGGCATcgtggaggagctggaggccaaCAA agcccccagcctgtacaaGGAGGATGAACCCAATGTTTTTGCGGAGCCGGCCGTcctggcacagcagctgctccccttcctgctgcagctcctggagaaGGTGCCTGATGCCAGTCTGCTCCGCGCCTCAACACTGCACTGGCTGGAGGCCGCAGGCCCTGGAGTCCTGCGGGGCCTGCAGTACTGCAAGCACCTCTGGAGCCAAG AGGCCGTCGCACGCTGGTGGATGAAGGCTCTGGGCTGTGCCAAGCTGCGGGCGGCCCTGGTCGCGCTGCTGGTGAGGGCCAGGCTGGTGGCCCACGCGCTGCGAGTGCTGGGCGAGAGCCACGGGGccatgctggggctgggctgcggcgcccaggagctggagcaggagctggtgctggtgcaggggctgctggcacagcacggGCTGGCCCCCGCACCCAGCCAGGGCGACGTACCGAGGGAGCTGGGGTCGCCGCCCGGGAACAACTGA